From one Geoalkalibacter halelectricus genomic stretch:
- a CDS encoding putative DNA modification/repair radical SAM protein codes for MADSETLEKKLAILAESAKYDASCSSSGSSRPQSAGLGNVARSGICHSWSADGRCISLLKILLSNACIYDCAYCVNRRSNDVARATLSPEEVARITVNFYRRNYIEGLFLSTGVLRDPDYTMEQLVTALRLLREDHRFGGYIHLKVVPGADPRWVEAAGRYADRVSVNIELPSAASLGHLAPDKGRAAILEPMTLAGNLIAESRAARRKSRKAPVFAPAGQSTQLIVGASPENDRQILRLSESLYQRLDLKRVYYSAFVPVSFDNRLPALSAPPLLREHRLYQADWLLRFYGFRAEEILSDAQPDLDTALDPKAGWALRNLHLFPVEVNSADYEMLLRVPGVGVRSARKILRARRAGSLDFEALKRLGIVLKRARYFLTAQGKYLGEVDAAVANLRERLLALPAPQKPNARQLDLFDDSRETQEHFTATVTGEL; via the coding sequence AGCGCCAAGTACGACGCCTCCTGCTCGTCGAGCGGCAGTTCACGGCCCCAATCCGCCGGGCTGGGCAATGTTGCGCGCAGCGGCATCTGTCATAGCTGGTCGGCGGACGGGCGCTGCATCTCCCTGCTCAAGATCCTGCTCTCCAACGCCTGCATCTACGACTGCGCCTACTGCGTCAACCGGCGCAGCAACGATGTGGCGCGCGCCACTCTCAGTCCCGAGGAGGTGGCGCGGATCACCGTCAATTTCTATCGGCGCAACTACATCGAGGGGCTGTTTCTGAGCACCGGCGTCCTGCGCGATCCCGATTACACCATGGAGCAGCTCGTCACGGCCCTGCGTCTCCTGCGCGAAGACCATCGCTTCGGCGGCTATATCCATCTCAAGGTGGTGCCCGGCGCTGATCCGCGCTGGGTCGAGGCGGCGGGCCGTTACGCCGACCGGGTGAGCGTCAACATCGAACTGCCCAGCGCCGCGAGCCTCGGCCATCTGGCTCCGGACAAGGGGCGCGCGGCGATTCTCGAACCCATGACCCTGGCCGGCAACCTCATCGCCGAGAGCCGCGCCGCGCGCCGCAAGAGCCGCAAGGCGCCGGTCTTTGCCCCGGCCGGACAGAGCACTCAGCTGATCGTCGGCGCCAGCCCCGAAAACGACCGTCAGATTCTGCGCCTCTCGGAATCGCTCTACCAGCGCCTCGATCTCAAGCGCGTCTACTATTCCGCTTTCGTTCCGGTAAGTTTCGACAACCGTCTGCCCGCCCTGAGCGCGCCGCCCCTGCTGCGCGAACACCGCCTCTATCAGGCTGATTGGCTGCTGCGCTTCTATGGGTTTAGGGCCGAGGAAATCCTCAGCGACGCTCAGCCCGATCTCGACACCGCCCTCGATCCCAAGGCGGGCTGGGCGCTGCGCAACCTGCATCTGTTTCCCGTTGAAGTCAATAGCGCCGACTATGAAATGCTGCTGCGGGTGCCCGGCGTCGGGGTGCGTTCGGCACGCAAGATCCTGCGCGCGCGCCGCGCCGGCTCCCTCGACTTTGAGGCCCTCAAGCGCCTCGGCATCGTACTCAAGCGCGCCCGCTACTTTCTGACCGCGCAGGGGAAATATCTGGGAGAAGTGGATGCGGCGGTTGCAAATTTGCGCGAGCGTCTGCTGGCCCTGCCCGCGCCCCAGAAGCCGAACGCCCGGCAACTGGACCTCTTCGACGACTCGAGGGAAACGCAGGAGCACTTCACCGCCACGGTCACCGGGGAATTGTAA
- a CDS encoding class I SAM-dependent methyltransferase, whose protein sequence is MNQDRKVCWDENGETCCAHWHSESAAPPPKRVVAVDDAIKADAAYRLACEGTALLWRGDFHNARLLLQALARRTERSLAKGRVAEDSPAAAFHRQRLAQSQRARTLGMLLIPFEADHGVPLRRAPDVRQACLEAFGPMEEPYLASLRDLLGAVGAHEWRKKGVEIAALGARIHPHYGVFSPVRGEYLDLVAKAPLPSLDLAFDIGTGTGVLAAILARRGVARVVATDLNPRALACARENIARLGLSEQVEVVAADLFPPGRAPLILCNPPWVPARPKSPLEQAVYDPDSAMLRGFLAGLGEHLSPEGEGWLILSDIAERLGLRSREALQGMFAEAGLEVVARLDTRPTHRRAADRDDPLHAARAAEVTSLWRLRRR, encoded by the coding sequence GTGAACCAAGACCGGAAAGTGTGCTGGGACGAAAATGGAGAAACCTGCTGCGCTCATTGGCATTCGGAAAGCGCGGCGCCGCCGCCCAAACGCGTGGTGGCCGTCGATGACGCGATCAAGGCCGATGCCGCCTATCGGCTGGCCTGTGAGGGCACGGCGCTTTTGTGGCGGGGAGACTTCCACAACGCGCGCCTATTGTTGCAGGCCCTGGCACGCCGCACGGAGCGCAGTCTCGCCAAGGGCAGGGTTGCGGAGGATTCCCCCGCCGCGGCCTTTCACCGCCAGCGCCTGGCCCAATCGCAACGGGCCCGCACCCTGGGGATGCTGCTCATTCCTTTTGAGGCCGACCACGGCGTGCCCCTGCGCCGCGCCCCCGACGTGCGCCAGGCCTGCCTGGAGGCCTTCGGCCCCATGGAGGAACCCTACCTCGCCTCCCTGCGCGATCTGCTGGGCGCGGTCGGCGCACACGAGTGGCGCAAAAAGGGCGTGGAGATTGCGGCTCTGGGCGCGCGCATTCACCCCCACTACGGGGTGTTCTCGCCGGTGCGCGGCGAATACCTGGATCTGGTGGCCAAAGCGCCGCTGCCCTCGCTGGATCTCGCTTTCGACATCGGCACCGGCACCGGGGTTCTGGCCGCGATCCTGGCGCGGCGCGGGGTGGCGCGGGTCGTGGCCACCGATCTCAATCCCCGCGCCCTGGCCTGCGCGCGGGAAAATATCGCGCGGCTGGGCTTGTCGGAACAAGTCGAGGTGGTCGCAGCCGATCTCTTTCCCCCCGGGCGCGCGCCCCTGATCCTGTGCAATCCGCCCTGGGTGCCGGCGCGCCCGAAATCGCCCCTCGAACAGGCGGTGTACGACCCGGACAGCGCCATGCTGCGGGGCTTTCTCGCCGGGCTGGGCGAGCACCTGAGCCCGGAGGGTGAAGGCTGGCTGATTCTTTCCGATATCGCCGAGCGGCTGGGATTGCGCTCCAGGGAGGCTTTGCAGGGAATGTTCGCGGAGGCCGGGCTGGAAGTCGTCGCGCGCCTGGACACGCGCCCCACCCACCGCCGCGCCGCCGACCGCGATGACCCCCTGCATGCCGCGCGCGCGGCGGAGGTAACCTCCCTGTGGCGGTTGCGGCGGCGCTAA
- a CDS encoding putative 4-mercaptohistidine N1-methyltransferase has protein sequence MMSSSIFPRDPQVSVSPHCYSRYHSDAAAAQYCDAHYGPDKFGVPNFPAQLARLCTDAAATDRRGRALDLGCAVGRASFELAKHFEQVRGIDYSARFIDLARRLRERGTLTYQVFEEGELVADRRVCLADLDLAAGAARVGFEQGDALQLDAQTDGYDLVLAANLLDRLSDPGAFLAGVHRLVAEGGLLAIASPYNWMEEFTPRKNWLGGFFRYGAAVTSAEQLHKRLAGHFVPVGSPRDLELVIRENARKYQHYVSELTLWRRVDPQR, from the coding sequence ATGATGAGTTCCTCTATTTTCCCGCGCGACCCCCAGGTGAGCGTTTCGCCTCACTGCTATTCCCGCTACCACTCGGATGCGGCCGCCGCCCAGTACTGCGACGCCCACTACGGCCCCGACAAATTCGGCGTACCGAACTTTCCCGCGCAGTTGGCGCGCCTGTGCACGGACGCGGCGGCGACCGACCGACGAGGGCGCGCGTTGGATCTGGGCTGCGCCGTCGGCCGCGCAAGCTTTGAGCTGGCAAAACACTTCGAACAGGTCAGGGGCATCGACTACTCGGCGCGCTTCATCGACCTCGCCCGCCGCCTGCGGGAGCGCGGCACGCTCACCTACCAGGTCTTCGAGGAAGGTGAACTGGTTGCGGACCGGCGCGTTTGTCTCGCCGATCTCGATTTGGCGGCCGGCGCCGCGCGGGTCGGCTTTGAGCAGGGCGATGCGCTGCAGCTCGACGCTCAGACGGACGGCTACGATCTGGTGCTGGCCGCCAATCTGCTCGATCGCCTCTCAGACCCGGGCGCATTTCTGGCCGGAGTCCATCGACTGGTCGCCGAAGGCGGACTGCTGGCCATCGCCTCGCCCTATAACTGGATGGAGGAATTCACCCCCCGCAAAAATTGGCTGGGCGGCTTTTTTCGTTACGGCGCCGCGGTGACTTCTGCGGAGCAATTGCACAAAAGGCTCGCCGGGCATTTCGTCCCTGTGGGCTCCCCACGCGACCTGGAGCTGGTCATCCGCGAGAACGCGCGAAAATATCAGCACTATGTGTCCGAACTGACTCTCTGGCGGCGGGTGGATCCCCAGAGATGA
- a CDS encoding DUF1015 domain-containing protein, giving the protein MAFDQIGLLVPDILLPAKQVDLQRWAVIACDQYTSDRPYWQRLEEHIGAAPSTLKLILPEVYLEDADVEERIHAINRTMASYLDQGLLEEHPQTLILVDRRTAEVPSRKGLMVALDLERYDYRPGSQSLIRATEGTIVERLPPRIRVRENAPIELPHIMVLIDDPQRTVIEPLFEEQLETVYDFELLDNGGHLRGYRVNQAPLLDQVAKALEHLADPEVYRDRYNVDGEVMLYAMGDGNHSFATAKAIWERLKEQAGDPRQVMDHPARYALVELVNIHDPGLEFEAIHRVLFEVDAEVLKQAMTEYFAARRTPLTLTPCADFPDALDVAAQVEGAHGFVMVLPGAFFACEVAAPEYTLEVATLQAFLDDFLRRNPKVRIDYIHGERELTDLGGRKGNAGFYLPAISKHDFFRTIVVDGALPRKTFSMGEADEKRFYLECRKITP; this is encoded by the coding sequence ATGGCATTTGATCAAATCGGGCTTTTGGTGCCGGATATTCTGCTTCCCGCGAAACAGGTTGATTTGCAGCGCTGGGCGGTCATCGCCTGCGACCAGTACACCTCCGACCGCCCCTATTGGCAACGCCTCGAAGAACACATCGGCGCGGCCCCCTCGACCCTGAAATTGATTCTTCCCGAGGTCTATCTGGAGGATGCCGATGTCGAGGAGCGCATCCACGCCATTAACCGGACCATGGCGAGCTACCTCGATCAGGGCTTGCTTGAAGAGCATCCGCAAACGCTGATTCTGGTCGATCGGCGCACCGCAGAGGTGCCCTCGCGCAAGGGACTGATGGTCGCCCTCGATCTCGAGCGCTACGATTACCGGCCCGGGTCGCAAAGCCTGATTCGGGCCACCGAGGGAACCATCGTCGAGCGGCTGCCGCCGCGCATCCGGGTGCGGGAAAACGCGCCCATCGAGTTGCCCCATATCATGGTGCTCATCGACGACCCGCAGCGCACCGTGATCGAGCCCCTGTTCGAGGAGCAATTGGAGACGGTTTACGATTTCGAGCTGCTCGATAACGGCGGGCATCTGCGGGGCTACCGGGTGAATCAGGCCCCGTTGCTGGACCAGGTGGCCAAGGCTCTCGAACATCTGGCCGACCCCGAGGTCTATCGCGATCGCTACAACGTGGACGGCGAGGTGATGCTCTACGCCATGGGCGACGGCAACCACTCCTTCGCCACCGCCAAGGCCATCTGGGAGCGGCTCAAGGAGCAGGCCGGGGATCCTCGGCAGGTGATGGACCATCCGGCGCGTTACGCCCTGGTCGAGTTGGTCAACATCCATGATCCGGGGCTGGAATTCGAAGCCATTCACCGGGTGCTGTTCGAGGTCGACGCGGAGGTGCTCAAGCAAGCCATGACCGAATATTTCGCCGCGCGGAGAACCCCGCTGACCCTCACCCCCTGCGCGGATTTTCCCGACGCTCTGGATGTGGCCGCGCAGGTCGAGGGTGCCCATGGCTTCGTCATGGTTTTGCCCGGCGCGTTTTTCGCCTGCGAGGTCGCCGCGCCCGAATACACCCTGGAGGTCGCCACCCTGCAGGCGTTTTTGGACGATTTCCTGCGCCGCAATCCCAAGGTGCGCATCGATTACATCCACGGCGAGCGCGAACTAACCGACCTCGGTGGCCGCAAGGGCAACGCCGGCTTTTACCTGCCGGCCATCTCCAAGCACGACTTTTTCCGCACCATCGTCGTCGACGGCGCTCTGCCGCGCAAGACCTTCTCCATGGGTGAAGCCGACGAGAAGCGCTTTTATCTCGAATGCCGCAAGATCACCCCCTAG
- a CDS encoding ecdysteroid 22-kinase family protein: protein MPQDHPLGAVPGGLETLIREATGAREVRRGERIQSLWSGYGEIVRYALRGGTLASVVVKDVVFPSAVDHPRGWHNDVGHQRKVRSYEVEMAWYRDWSGRCDEHCRVPRCFALRTLGERHLMVLEDLDAAGLPLRKERLDRPQALACLSWLAHFHARFLGEKPTGLWPIGSYWHLATRQEEWQVIEDAAIRRAAATLDVRLNTCRFQTLVHGDAKVANFCFSTDGRRVAAVDFQYVGGGCGMKDVAYFLGSCLAESEQRDWEADLLDAYFAELRRAVNQRGKDLDFAALEAEWRALFPLAQADFYRFLVGWCPEHWKIHDYSRKVALAVVAGLDGTGA from the coding sequence ATGCCGCAAGATCACCCCCTAGGCGCTGTGCCGGGGGGGCTGGAAACCCTCATCCGCGAGGCCACCGGCGCCAGGGAAGTGCGGCGCGGCGAGCGGATTCAGTCCCTGTGGAGCGGTTACGGCGAGATTGTGCGCTATGCCCTGCGGGGCGGCACGCTCGCGAGCGTGGTCGTCAAGGATGTGGTTTTTCCCTCCGCGGTCGATCACCCGCGCGGTTGGCACAATGACGTCGGCCACCAGCGCAAGGTGCGCTCCTACGAGGTGGAGATGGCCTGGTACCGCGATTGGAGCGGCCGCTGCGACGAACACTGCCGGGTGCCGCGCTGCTTCGCCCTGCGCACCCTCGGCGAGCGGCACCTGATGGTGTTGGAGGATCTCGACGCGGCCGGTCTCCCCCTCCGCAAGGAACGCCTCGATCGACCCCAAGCGCTGGCCTGCCTGAGTTGGCTGGCGCACTTTCACGCCCGCTTTTTGGGCGAAAAGCCCACCGGTCTCTGGCCCATCGGCAGCTACTGGCATCTGGCCACCCGCCAGGAGGAATGGCAGGTGATCGAGGATGCGGCGATTCGCCGGGCCGCCGCGACTCTGGACGTCAGGCTCAATACCTGCCGTTTCCAGACCCTCGTTCACGGCGATGCCAAGGTCGCCAACTTTTGTTTTTCCACGGACGGCCGCCGCGTCGCGGCGGTGGATTTTCAATATGTGGGCGGGGGCTGCGGAATGAAGGATGTGGCCTATTTTCTCGGCAGTTGTCTCGCTGAGAGCGAGCAGCGCGACTGGGAGGCGGATCTGCTCGATGCCTATTTCGCCGAACTTCGTCGAGCCGTCAACCAGCGAGGAAAAGACCTCGATTTCGCCGCCCTTGAGGCCGAGTGGCGCGCCCTTTTTCCCCTGGCGCAGGCCGATTTCTATCGCTTTCTGGTCGGCTGGTGCCCGGAGCACTGGAAGATCCACGATTACAGCCGCAAGGTGGCCCTCGCGGTGGTGGCGGGGCTGGACGGCACTGGGGCTTGA
- a CDS encoding nucleoside recognition domain-containing protein: MEALLSATLGALALSAKLLLIIVPLVTAFEVLRYLPVFRRAGNAVDPLMRGMGLSREAAVPLFTGIFLGIAYGAGIIIRIAQEKRLPRRELFLLGLFLATCHAVVEDTLIFVVLGANGWIILGVRIFIAVGLTVVLAHLWARREEKSPPEK; this comes from the coding sequence ATGGAGGCGCTTCTTTCCGCAACCCTGGGCGCCCTGGCCCTGTCGGCCAAGCTGCTGCTGATCATCGTTCCCCTGGTGACGGCCTTCGAGGTGCTGCGCTACCTGCCCGTCTTTCGCCGCGCCGGCAACGCCGTCGATCCCCTCATGCGCGGGATGGGCCTCTCGCGTGAAGCGGCCGTGCCCCTGTTCACCGGCATCTTTCTCGGCATCGCCTACGGCGCCGGCATCATCATCCGCATCGCCCAGGAAAAACGCCTGCCGCGCCGCGAACTCTTTCTGCTGGGACTGTTTCTCGCCACCTGCCACGCCGTGGTCGAGGACACCCTGATTTTTGTGGTCCTGGGCGCCAACGGCTGGATCATTCTCGGCGTGCGGATTTTCATCGCCGTGGGTCTGACCGTGGTGCTGGCTCATCTGTGGGCGCGGCGGGAGGAAAAATCACCCCCGGAGAAATGA
- a CDS encoding nucleoside recognition domain-containing protein has product MEPILVPSIPERLRTGFLSGMQTSFKLIKFVLPLYILVDLLKDTAAMLWLAGLFAPLMKYFGLPGEAAFAFIAAFLLNIYAAIAILAPLELTPWQLTQCGLMMGIAHNLILEGGVLGSIGTRGGFLTLCRLLIAAAAGLTLEVLHRFWGG; this is encoded by the coding sequence ATGGAACCCATCCTGGTCCCCTCCATCCCCGAGCGCCTGCGCACCGGCTTTTTGAGCGGAATGCAGACCTCATTCAAGCTGATCAAATTCGTTCTGCCCCTCTACATCCTGGTGGATCTGCTCAAGGACACGGCCGCCATGCTCTGGCTGGCGGGACTGTTCGCGCCGCTGATGAAGTATTTCGGCCTGCCCGGCGAGGCCGCTTTCGCCTTCATCGCCGCGTTTCTCCTCAACATCTACGCCGCCATCGCCATCTTGGCTCCCCTGGAACTCACCCCCTGGCAACTCACCCAGTGCGGACTCATGATGGGGATCGCCCACAATCTGATTCTCGAGGGTGGGGTTCTCGGCAGCATCGGGACGCGCGGCGGCTTTCTCACCCTGTGCCGCCTGCTGATCGCCGCGGCGGCGGGTCTGACCCTGGAAGTCCTGCACCGGTTCTGGGGGGGATGA
- a CDS encoding mechanosensitive ion channel family protein — MLDSIFDFIAGAQILKGLRALLFLVVGFLLARFVSRLVQRVTTRRFSVHHAALFRRAAFYLILGLFLASALRELGFSLGVLLGAAGVLSVAIGFASQTSASNLISGLFLIGERPFSTGDMIRVGNTTGEVLSVDLLSVKLRTFDNLYVRIPNETLIKTEVTTLTRFPIRRFDLQVGVAYKEDIERVRKVLMEVADKNPLCLDEPKPLFIFNGFGDSSLNIQFSVWAKRENFLELRNSMQLSIKRAFDEAGIEIPFPHRTLYAGSVTEPFPVRVVAAEPQPSEAATGPTHEQS, encoded by the coding sequence ATGCTGGATTCCATTTTTGACTTCATCGCGGGCGCGCAAATACTCAAAGGCCTGCGTGCCCTGCTGTTTCTGGTGGTGGGCTTTCTGCTGGCGCGCTTTGTTTCGCGCCTGGTGCAGCGCGTGACGACGCGCCGCTTCAGCGTTCACCACGCCGCCCTCTTTCGCCGTGCCGCCTTCTATCTCATTCTCGGTCTGTTTCTGGCCTCGGCGCTGCGCGAGTTGGGCTTCAGCCTGGGGGTGCTGCTGGGCGCGGCCGGGGTGCTCTCGGTGGCCATCGGCTTTGCCTCGCAGACCTCGGCATCCAACCTCATCAGCGGCCTGTTTCTCATCGGTGAGCGCCCCTTTTCAACCGGCGACATGATCAGGGTGGGCAACACCACCGGCGAGGTGCTCTCGGTGGACCTGCTTTCGGTGAAATTGCGCACCTTCGACAACCTCTACGTGCGCATTCCCAACGAAACCCTGATCAAAACCGAGGTGACCACCCTCACCCGCTTTCCCATTCGCCGTTTCGACCTGCAGGTGGGAGTAGCCTACAAGGAGGACATCGAGCGGGTGCGCAAGGTGCTCATGGAGGTGGCCGACAAAAATCCCCTGTGCCTGGACGAGCCCAAGCCCCTGTTCATTTTCAACGGTTTCGGGGATTCATCGCTGAACATTCAGTTTTCAGTGTGGGCCAAGCGTGAGAATTTCCTGGAACTACGCAACAGCATGCAATTGAGCATCAAGCGCGCGTTTGACGAAGCGGGGATCGAGATTCCCTTCCCCCATCGCACCCTCTATGCCGGCAGCGTCACCGAACCCTTTCCGGTGCGCGTGGTGGCCGCCGAGCCGCAACCCAGCGAAGCGGCCACCGGCCCAACCCACGAGCAATCCTAG
- a CDS encoding DUF3820 family protein — translation MESDYSLDHKAFLELAEMRMPFGRYEGLRLIDLPEPYVVWFARQGFPPGKLGRMLAAVYEIKVNGLEHLFDPFR, via the coding sequence ATGGAATCCGACTATTCTCTCGACCACAAGGCCTTCCTCGAATTGGCCGAAATGCGCATGCCCTTCGGACGCTATGAGGGGCTGCGGCTGATCGACCTTCCCGAACCCTATGTCGTCTGGTTCGCCCGCCAGGGATTTCCCCCCGGCAAGTTGGGCAGGATGCTCGCAGCGGTCTATGAAATCAAGGTCAACGGGTTGGAGCACCTGTTTGATCCATTCCGATAA
- a CDS encoding group I truncated hemoglobin, translating to MSAVQAANTDNAAAPTLYAQLGGEAAVDAAVDRFYAKVLADARVKDFFEGVDMVRQSAMQKEFLTFAFGGPVTYSGQDMRSAHAHLVEEKGLSDMHFDAIVEHLGATLREMGVEENLIAQVAAVAESVREPVLNR from the coding sequence TTGTCGGCCGTTCAGGCCGCCAATACGGATAATGCCGCCGCGCCGACCCTGTATGCCCAGCTCGGCGGCGAGGCGGCAGTTGATGCGGCGGTGGACCGCTTTTACGCCAAGGTGCTGGCCGATGCCCGCGTCAAGGACTTCTTCGAAGGGGTGGACATGGTGCGGCAATCCGCCATGCAGAAAGAGTTTCTGACCTTTGCTTTTGGCGGCCCGGTCACCTATTCCGGCCAGGACATGCGTTCGGCCCATGCCCATTTGGTCGAGGAAAAAGGCTTGAGCGACATGCACTTCGATGCCATCGTCGAGCACCTCGGCGCGACCCTGCGCGAAATGGGTGTGGAAGAAAATCTGATCGCGCAGGTTGCCGCCGTGGCCGAGAGCGTTCGCGAGCCGGTGCTGAACAGATAG
- a CDS encoding type II toxin-antitoxin system HipA family toxin translates to MSRQLLVKIDEWVVGRLWLDAKKLFCFQYDDLWLEKSRLPLSLSLPLRKEPYLDDESHPFFANLLPEEKLRTLIARNLGISPNNDYGLLERIGGDCAGAVSLFPDGTVSQFDTGSYRRLSLDELNDLIGELPRRPLLAGEKGLRLSLAGAQKKLPVYYDEQHFHLGMGSAPSNYIIKPPIDDLDGTVENEAFCMALAREVGLDVPKTFIHQHGPVKVFVIARYDRIRKGSDIKRLHQEDFCQAFRVPPEFKYETEGGPSLAACFDLARKHSIRPGKDILSLLNWVIFNYLIGNSDAHGKNLSLLLLPEGPKLSPFYDLLSTRIYSHYGLDARLAMKIGGEGDPDGIKETHWEQFAIDIGVKPGLVLSRAKALAGKVREKSLQLFKGPFAPHRCDALDRLMERIGEQADKIRRRIS, encoded by the coding sequence ATGAGCCGCCAACTGCTGGTCAAAATTGACGAATGGGTGGTGGGACGCCTCTGGCTCGACGCAAAAAAACTCTTTTGTTTCCAGTACGACGACCTCTGGCTCGAAAAGTCCCGCCTCCCGCTCTCCCTCTCTTTGCCGCTGCGCAAGGAACCCTATCTCGACGACGAATCACATCCCTTTTTTGCCAACCTGCTTCCTGAGGAGAAGCTTCGGACTCTCATCGCCAGAAATCTCGGCATCTCCCCAAACAACGATTATGGCCTTCTGGAACGGATCGGCGGCGACTGTGCCGGCGCCGTCTCTCTCTTCCCTGACGGGACGGTGTCGCAATTCGATACGGGATCATATCGCCGACTCTCGCTGGACGAACTCAATGACCTCATCGGCGAGCTTCCCAGGCGCCCGCTGCTGGCCGGCGAAAAGGGCCTTCGGCTCTCCCTGGCCGGTGCCCAAAAAAAACTCCCGGTCTATTACGATGAGCAACACTTCCACCTGGGAATGGGCTCGGCACCAAGCAATTACATCATCAAACCGCCCATCGACGACCTGGACGGCACGGTTGAAAACGAAGCATTCTGCATGGCTCTGGCCCGCGAGGTCGGCCTCGACGTTCCCAAGACTTTCATCCACCAGCACGGGCCTGTAAAGGTGTTCGTCATCGCTCGTTATGATCGCATCAGAAAGGGTTCGGACATCAAGCGGTTGCACCAGGAGGATTTCTGCCAGGCTTTTCGCGTCCCGCCTGAGTTCAAATATGAAACCGAGGGCGGCCCTTCACTGGCCGCCTGTTTTGATCTGGCACGCAAGCACAGCATCAGGCCAGGCAAGGATATCTTGTCCCTGTTGAATTGGGTCATCTTCAACTACCTGATTGGCAATTCGGATGCCCATGGAAAAAATCTCTCCCTGCTGTTGTTGCCGGAAGGACCGAAGCTGTCTCCCTTTTATGACCTGCTCTCAACGCGGATCTACTCCCATTACGGTTTGGATGCGAGGCTGGCCATGAAGATTGGTGGTGAAGGCGACCCTGACGGCATCAAGGAAACGCATTGGGAGCAATTCGCCATCGATATCGGCGTAAAGCCGGGATTGGTCCTGAGTCGCGCGAAAGCCCTCGCGGGAAAGGTCCGGGAGAAAAGCTTGCAGCTTTTCAAGGGGCCGTTTGCCCCACACCGCTGCGATGCTTTGGATCGTCTGATGGAGCGGATTGGAGAGCAGGCGGACAAAATCCGGCGCAGGATTTCATAA
- a CDS encoding helix-turn-helix domain-containing protein, with translation MKVISAGDIGRLVRQKRKEDGLTLEEAAAICGVSYAFLFALENGKESVRLSKVLQVTKCLGIELEAHLRTWTAPGDEA, from the coding sequence ATGAAAGTGATCTCGGCGGGAGACATCGGCCGCCTTGTCCGGCAGAAGCGTAAGGAAGACGGGCTCACCCTCGAAGAAGCAGCGGCCATCTGCGGGGTCAGTTACGCCTTTCTCTTCGCCCTCGAAAATGGCAAGGAAAGCGTCCGGCTAAGCAAGGTGCTCCAAGTCACCAAGTGCCTCGGCATCGAGTTGGAGGCCCATCTGCGAACCTGGACGGCGCCGGGAGACGAGGCATGA
- a CDS encoding winged helix-turn-helix transcriptional regulator, whose product MVKIGENTQEKNIQSGRSNYRKLEEVLGCKWSVSVLLAVKRGISRPGALERDIQGISTKVLTERLRKLTDYGLLRKQIFAEVPPRTEYSLTSAGLTLTDIIAQVHRLDEQLREKPLEERKGGKTGSDQTKPLNSRLKT is encoded by the coding sequence ATGGTGAAAATTGGCGAGAATACTCAGGAAAAAAATATTCAATCCGGTCGTTCCAATTATCGCAAGCTGGAAGAGGTGCTTGGTTGCAAATGGTCTGTTTCGGTTCTGCTTGCGGTGAAACGGGGCATTTCGCGCCCGGGGGCCCTGGAGCGCGACATCCAGGGGATTTCCACCAAGGTGCTCACCGAAAGGCTACGCAAACTAACCGATTACGGCCTGCTTAGGAAGCAGATTTTCGCCGAGGTGCCTCCCCGCACCGAATATTCCCTGACCAGCGCCGGGTTGACCCTGACAGACATCATCGCCCAGGTGCATCGCCTTGATGAGCAGTTGAGAGAGAAACCCTTGGAGGAGCGCAAGGGGGGGAAAACGGGGTCGGACCAAACTAAGCCCCTGAATTCGCGGCTAAAGACCTGA
- a CDS encoding thioredoxin family protein: MTKKPAQFYHAGCPVCMEAEQKVAHALDTNRFDLEIIHLGEQKNRIGEAESKGVKSVPALVLDGVPFHINYGAGIEDLKK, encoded by the coding sequence ATGACAAAGAAACCTGCTCAATTTTACCATGCCGGGTGTCCGGTCTGTATGGAAGCCGAGCAAAAAGTTGCTCATGCGCTCGATACCAACCGCTTTGACCTGGAAATAATCCACCTTGGCGAGCAGAAAAACCGCATCGGCGAAGCCGAAAGCAAAGGAGTAAAATCCGTGCCCGCCCTCGTACTGGATGGCGTTCCCTTTCACATCAACTACGGCGCAGGCATTGAAGATCTGAAAAAATAA